Proteins from one Coregonus clupeaformis isolate EN_2021a chromosome 29, ASM2061545v1, whole genome shotgun sequence genomic window:
- the otx2b gene encoding homeobox protein OTX2, producing the protein MMSYLKQPPYTVNGLSLTTSGMDLLHPSVGYPATPRKQRRERTTFTRAQLDILEALFGKTRYPDIFMREEVALKINLPESRVQVWFKNRRAKCRQQQQQQQNGGQNKVRPAKKKSSPAREASSESGASGQFTPPSSTSVPTISTSTAPVSIWSPASISPLADPLSTSSSCMQRSYPMTYTQASGYSQGYAGSTSYFGGMDCGSYLTPMHHQLSGPGTTLSPMSTNAVTSHLNQSPASLSAQGYGASGLGFNSTADCLDYKDQAASWKLNFNADCLDYKDQTSSWKFQVL; encoded by the exons ATGATGTCGTATCTCAAGCAACCACCTTACACAGTCAATGGACTGAGCTTAACGACCTCAGGAATGGACCTTCTGCATCCATCCGTAGGCTATCCAG CTACACCCCGCAAGCAGAGACGAGAAAGGACGACTTTCACACGCGCCCAACTTGACATTTTGGAGGCACTGTTCGGCAAAACTCGCTACCCTGATATATTCATGCGCGAGGAAGTAGCACTAAAAATCAACCTACCGGAGTCTCGTGTACAG GTTTGGTTTAAGAACCGAAGGGCAAAGTGCcgccagcagcaacagcagcagcagaacgGGGGCCAGAACAAGGTACGACCAGCCAAAAAGAAGAGTTCTCCAGCCAGGGAAGCGAGTTCTGAGAGCGGGGCGAGTGGCCAGTTCACACCGCCCTCAAGTACTTCAGTCCCGACCATCTCAACCAGCACCGCGCCAGTATCTATCTGGAGTCCAGCCTCTATCTCTCCGCTGGCtgaccctctctctacctcctcttcctgcATGCAAAGATCATACCCAATGACCTACACACAGGCCTCGGGATACAGCCAAGGCTATGCCGGATCAACGTCATACTTCGGCGGAATGGACTGTGGTTCTTACCTTACTCCCATGCATCACCAGTTGTCTGGCCCCGGGACGACACTCAGTCCTATGAGCACCAACGCCGTCACAAGCCATCTGAACCAGTCCCCTGCGTCCCTCTCCGCTCAGGGCTACGGAGCCTCGGGGCTAGGCTTCAACTCCACTGCAGACTGCTTGGATTATAAGGACCAAGCGGCATCCTGGAAACTGAACTTCAATGCAGATTGCTTGGATTATAAAGATCAGACTTCATCGTGGAAATTCCAAGTCCTGTGA